A stretch of the Acomys russatus chromosome 23, mAcoRus1.1, whole genome shotgun sequence genome encodes the following:
- the Etnppl gene encoding ethanolamine-phosphate phospho-lyase isoform X2, whose amino-acid sequence MCELYSKQDTMALRGKHIGPSCKVFFAADPIKIMRAQGQYMFDEKGKRYLDCINNVAHVGHCHPEVVKAATKQMELLNTNSRFLHDNMVEFARRLTATLPQKLSVCYFTNSGSEANDLALRLARQFRGHQDVITLDHAYHGHLSSLIEISPYKFQKGKDVKKEFVHVAPAPDTYRGKYREDHEDPATAYSDEVKKIIEEAHGKGRKIAAFIAESMQSCGGQIIPPAGYFQKVAEHVRRAGGVFIADEVQVGFGRVGRHFWSFQMQGEDFVPDIITMGKPMGNGHPISCVVTTKEMAEAFSSSGMEYFNTYGGNPVSCAVGLAVLDVIGNENLQGNAVRVGSYLTDLLHEQKAKHPLIGDIRGVGLFIGIDLVKDHEKRTPATAEAQHIIYRMKEEGVLLSADGPHRNVLKIKPPMCFTEEDAKFMVDHLDGILTVLEEVMESESDSMISENPACRAKMPKEARVELPNHSGTTESRENHSRKRNGVCSDQHVLLSKRLKT is encoded by the exons ATGTGCGAGCTGTATAGCAAGCAGGACACCATGGCGCTGCGGGGGAAGCACATCGG GCCCTCGTGCAAAGTTTTCTTTGCTGCGGATCCCATCAAAATAATGCGAGCCCAGGGGCAGTACATGTTCGATGAGAAAGGTAAACGGTACTTGGACTGCATCAACAATGTGGCACATG TGGGACACTGTCACCCAGAAGTGGTCAAAGCTGCCACGAAACAGATGGAATTACTAAATACGAATTCTCGCTTCCTCCACGACAACATGGTCGAGTTTGCCAGGCGCCTTACAGCCACCCTGCCTCAGAAGCTCTCGGTTTGCTACTTTACAAACTCTGG ATCCGAAGCCAACGACTTAGCCTTACGCCTAGCACGGCAGTTCCGAGGCCACCAGGATGTGATCACTCTTGACCA tgCTTATCATGGTCACCTGTCGTCATTAATTGAGATCAGCCCTTATAAGTTTCAGAAGGGCAAAGATGTCAAGAAGGAATTTGTACATGTG GCTCCAGCTCCAGATACTTACAGGGGAAAATACAGAGAGGACCATGAAGACCCAGCCACAGCATATTCGGACGAAGTGAAGAAAATTATTGAAGAGGCTCATGGCAAGGGAAGAAAG ATTGCCGCCTTTATTGCTGAATCCATGCAGAGTTGTGGTGGACAAATTATCCCTCCAGCAGGCTACTTCCAGAAAGTGGCTGA ACACGTTCGCAGAGCAGGGGGTGTGTTCATCGCTGACGAAGTTCAAGTAGGCTTTGGCAGAGTTGGAAGGCATTTCTGGAGCTTCCAGATGCAAGGTGAAGACTTCGTCCCAGACATCATCACTATGGGGAAACCTATGGGCAACGGTCACCCGATATCCTGTGTGGTGACAACCAAAGAAATGGCAGAGGCCTTCAGCAGCTCCGGCATGGAGTATTTCAATACA TATGGAGGAAATCCAGTGTCTTGTGCGGTTGGTTTGGCTGTGCTGGATGTAATTGGGAATGAAAACCTTCAAGGAAATGCTGTCCGAGTGGGAAGTTATCTCACGGATCTCCTGCATGAGCAGAAGGCTAAGCACCCTTTGATAGGAGATATCAG gGGCGTTGGCCTTTTTATTGGCATTGATTTGGTGAAGGACCATGAGAAGAGGACACCTGCAACAGCTGAGGCACAGCACATCATCTACAG GATGAAGGAAGAAGGAGTGCTTCTCAGTGCCGACGGCCCTCATAGGAATGTGCTGAAAATAAAACCACCCATGTGCTTCACAGAAGAAGACGCAAAGTTCATGGTGGACCACCTTGATGGCATTTTAACAG TTTTAGAAGAAGTCATGGAATCCGAGAGTGACAGCATGATCTCTGAGAATCCAGCTTGCAGAGCGAAG
- the Etnppl gene encoding ethanolamine-phosphate phospho-lyase isoform X1 — MCELYSKQDTMALRGKHIGPSCKVFFAADPIKIMRAQGQYMFDEKGKRYLDCINNVAHVGHCHPEVVKAATKQMELLNTNSRFLHDNMVEFARRLTATLPQKLSVCYFTNSGSEANDLALRLARQFRGHQDVITLDHAYHGHLSSLIEISPYKFQKGKDVKKEFVHVAPAPDTYRGKYREDHEDPATAYSDEVKKIIEEAHGKGRKIAAFIAESMQSCGGQIIPPAGYFQKVAEHVRRAGGVFIADEVQVGFGRVGRHFWSFQMQGEDFVPDIITMGKPMGNGHPISCVVTTKEMAEAFSSSGMEYFNTYGGNPVSCAVGLAVLDVIGNENLQGNAVRVGSYLTDLLHEQKAKHPLIGDIRGVGLFIGIDLVKDHEKRTPATAEAQHIIYRMKEEGVLLSADGPHRNVLKIKPPMCFTEEDAKFMVDHLDGILTVLEEVMESESDSMISENPACRAKVRGGHFAFRGKASSNGDYIFNVQKHLVLRLDFHCNFEYTSQFPEPIAYHLQEMEQNNYGFICI; from the exons ATGTGCGAGCTGTATAGCAAGCAGGACACCATGGCGCTGCGGGGGAAGCACATCGG GCCCTCGTGCAAAGTTTTCTTTGCTGCGGATCCCATCAAAATAATGCGAGCCCAGGGGCAGTACATGTTCGATGAGAAAGGTAAACGGTACTTGGACTGCATCAACAATGTGGCACATG TGGGACACTGTCACCCAGAAGTGGTCAAAGCTGCCACGAAACAGATGGAATTACTAAATACGAATTCTCGCTTCCTCCACGACAACATGGTCGAGTTTGCCAGGCGCCTTACAGCCACCCTGCCTCAGAAGCTCTCGGTTTGCTACTTTACAAACTCTGG ATCCGAAGCCAACGACTTAGCCTTACGCCTAGCACGGCAGTTCCGAGGCCACCAGGATGTGATCACTCTTGACCA tgCTTATCATGGTCACCTGTCGTCATTAATTGAGATCAGCCCTTATAAGTTTCAGAAGGGCAAAGATGTCAAGAAGGAATTTGTACATGTG GCTCCAGCTCCAGATACTTACAGGGGAAAATACAGAGAGGACCATGAAGACCCAGCCACAGCATATTCGGACGAAGTGAAGAAAATTATTGAAGAGGCTCATGGCAAGGGAAGAAAG ATTGCCGCCTTTATTGCTGAATCCATGCAGAGTTGTGGTGGACAAATTATCCCTCCAGCAGGCTACTTCCAGAAAGTGGCTGA ACACGTTCGCAGAGCAGGGGGTGTGTTCATCGCTGACGAAGTTCAAGTAGGCTTTGGCAGAGTTGGAAGGCATTTCTGGAGCTTCCAGATGCAAGGTGAAGACTTCGTCCCAGACATCATCACTATGGGGAAACCTATGGGCAACGGTCACCCGATATCCTGTGTGGTGACAACCAAAGAAATGGCAGAGGCCTTCAGCAGCTCCGGCATGGAGTATTTCAATACA TATGGAGGAAATCCAGTGTCTTGTGCGGTTGGTTTGGCTGTGCTGGATGTAATTGGGAATGAAAACCTTCAAGGAAATGCTGTCCGAGTGGGAAGTTATCTCACGGATCTCCTGCATGAGCAGAAGGCTAAGCACCCTTTGATAGGAGATATCAG gGGCGTTGGCCTTTTTATTGGCATTGATTTGGTGAAGGACCATGAGAAGAGGACACCTGCAACAGCTGAGGCACAGCACATCATCTACAG GATGAAGGAAGAAGGAGTGCTTCTCAGTGCCGACGGCCCTCATAGGAATGTGCTGAAAATAAAACCACCCATGTGCTTCACAGAAGAAGACGCAAAGTTCATGGTGGACCACCTTGATGGCATTTTAACAG TTTTAGAAGAAGTCATGGAATCCGAGAGTGACAGCATGATCTCTGAGAATCCAGCTTGCAGAGCGAAGGTGAGAGGTGGCCACTTTGCATTTAGGGGGAAAGCTTCAAGCAATGGggattacatttttaatgtacaaaAGCATCTTGTGCTAAGGTTGGACTTTCATTGCAATTTCGAGTACACAAGTCAATTCCCAGAGCCAATAGCATATCATTTGCAAGAGATGGAACAAAATAACTATGGGTTCATTTGCATATAA